In Leptospira kirschneri serovar Cynopteri str. 3522 CT, the genomic stretch ACAAAGTTTAACAACCCATACATTCGCAGTTTTTTTCTAATGGAGAAGTATCATCGATTTTATATTTTTTCAACATACGATTTAGTTCTTCTTCATATTCCGACCAAGGTCCACATTCTTCTACCATTCCTTCCTGAACGTTTTTTTTACAATGTACTTTATAATATAAGTATTTTGTATATTCTGTATAGAAATATTTTTCATAAACCGTTTTCTTAGATACAATTGGAATTTTTGCCGGATCCACGTTACTCACTTCTTCCAATCGATTCCATTGATATATTTTTTTTAAGTATTTAAGAACCTCAGTTTTTTTTGCTCCCCTTCGAATCAGGTTTAGATTTGCATTCAATGATGTATATATATAACTTGCGGAAGGGTCGTAGTAAACATAGTCCGTCTTATTTTCTTTTTTATAACTATCTGTCTCTTCCTCTTCTTTAAATTGAAGAACTACTTTTAACCGATCCAAATATCCGATTTGAATTTCATTCAGTTTATGAAGTTTTTTTTCCATCGATCGGATTTGTCTCAAAACCTGGGGGGTCGGTAAATCTGCGATCTGTTTTTCAGTTAAGATTTTTATATTTAAGTCGTCTGCATTTAAAAAAGAAATCGATATAAAATAAAATAGTAGAACGATTTTTTTCATTAGAGTTGTTGAAAATTTTATATCTAACATTACTGATCTCTATAAAATTGAGCACCGTTAATTCTATCACAAAACGCTGATTCTATGTAAAATATTAGATACTTTATTATATAGTTATGAGTAGTAAAAACAACACTATTCGTTCGTTTTAATAATAAAAATTAATTTTTCAAAAGCTCTATTATAGATGACTATTCTTTTTACGAAAGTATATTAGAGTTATTGAAAAATTCCATAGTGAAGATTCGTAAAATTGCTTCAATTGTCCATTTCAATTCAATACAAAGAGATCAAGAATTAATTTTTCAACAACTCTATTTATTATTTTTAAAGTTTGTATGTCATAACGTTTCTTCTAGCTCCAGCCTTTTTGATAAATGTAAATCCCGCCTTTTCAAACATGGAAATAAAACCCATAAATCTATAACTAGGAGATTTTTTTTCAACAGGATACGCTTCTATATATTTGGCTCCATTTTTTTTCGCATAATCTTTTGCACTCTCTATAAAAATTGTCGCCATCCTTCCTCTTTGATATTCTTTTTTTACGAAAAAACATACAATCGACCATACATTTTCTAAATTCTCATCTCCGCCAAGAGAACGATACGTTTCCCTAGGAGCGATGGAACACCACGCAATTGCTTCCTGATTTATATATCCTATAAGTCCAATTGGAGTTTTAGACATTACTCTTTGTTTAATAAATTTTTTTCTATTTTCAGTGGTGTTATTTTTG encodes the following:
- a CDS encoding GNAT family N-acetyltransferase; translated protein: MIKNKNVIIRPVDKNNWSDFETLFESKGSPHYCWCMAWRMTGEERKNNTTENRKKFIKQRVMSKTPIGLIGYINQEAIAWCSIAPRETYRSLGGDENLENVWSIVCFFVKKEYQRGRMATIFIESAKDYAKKNGAKYIEAYPVEKKSPSYRFMGFISMFEKAGFTFIKKAGARRNVMTYKL